A window of Fictibacillus halophilus contains these coding sequences:
- a CDS encoding glycine betaine uptake BCCT transporter: MSTQDRKGKSVLYISLFLTVMFIGWGIFFKKSLAAVTNGIYSYTIDYLGWIYLASALFFVLFSVYLLLSKYGRIRLGKESDRPEFKTSSWLAMLFGAGMGIGIVYWSVAEPVTHYVTPPYGEGFTDASAKVAMKYTFFHWGLHPWAVYAVIGLALAFFQYNKKLPASISSAFYPLLGDKIYGPIGKTIDILAVFATVFGIATSLGFGALQISGGFHFLFDVPDTLSVQILIIAVATILFLISISTGLEKGIQYLSNTAMILSFLIMFLVLILGPTFVIFNLFFNSLGNYLNDFLQMSLRSAPFSKGEWIGNWTLFYWAWWIAWAPFVGMFIARVSKGRTIKEFILGVLVAPTLGTCFWIAIFGGTGLHYVQNLGNHELAKKIADNVSLSIFYLFEAMPFSTILSLIGLAVVITYYITVADTATFVLGMLSESGNLNPSNRIKITWGVVQSLVAVVLLTAGGLTILQTVSIATALPFAIIMVFMCWSLMKGLNSEIKKPKEKE, translated from the coding sequence ATGAGTACTCAAGATCGTAAAGGGAAAAGTGTTCTTTATATATCATTGTTTTTAACAGTGATGTTTATAGGTTGGGGAATATTTTTTAAGAAGAGTTTAGCGGCAGTAACAAATGGTATCTATAGCTATACCATCGATTATCTAGGGTGGATCTATCTTGCTTCTGCTTTGTTTTTTGTTTTATTCTCTGTCTATCTACTGCTTTCCAAATACGGACGTATCCGTTTAGGAAAAGAATCTGACCGACCAGAATTTAAAACATCTTCTTGGTTAGCGATGCTCTTTGGAGCAGGTATGGGAATTGGGATCGTGTACTGGAGTGTTGCAGAGCCTGTAACACACTATGTTACGCCTCCATATGGAGAAGGATTCACCGATGCTTCAGCAAAGGTAGCAATGAAATATACGTTTTTCCACTGGGGATTGCATCCATGGGCAGTTTATGCCGTCATTGGTTTAGCGTTAGCTTTCTTTCAATATAATAAAAAGCTTCCAGCATCCATCAGCTCTGCTTTTTATCCATTGTTAGGAGATAAAATTTATGGTCCGATCGGTAAGACGATCGATATCCTTGCTGTTTTTGCTACAGTATTTGGTATTGCAACATCACTAGGCTTTGGAGCTCTTCAAATATCAGGCGGCTTCCATTTCTTATTTGATGTTCCAGATACACTATCTGTACAAATTCTCATTATTGCAGTTGCCACAATTCTATTCTTGATTTCTATTTCAACAGGGTTAGAAAAAGGTATTCAATATTTATCAAACACCGCCATGATCTTGTCTTTCTTGATCATGTTCTTAGTCTTAATTCTTGGTCCGACGTTTGTGATCTTCAACTTGTTCTTTAACTCACTAGGTAACTATTTAAATGATTTCCTACAGATGAGTTTAAGATCTGCGCCATTTAGTAAAGGGGAGTGGATCGGAAACTGGACGCTCTTCTATTGGGCATGGTGGATCGCTTGGGCACCATTCGTTGGAATGTTTATCGCGCGTGTGTCAAAAGGAAGAACGATTAAAGAATTCATTCTAGGTGTATTAGTAGCACCAACATTAGGCACGTGCTTTTGGATCGCCATCTTTGGTGGAACGGGCCTTCATTATGTTCAAAATCTAGGCAATCACGAACTAGCGAAAAAAATTGCAGACAATGTGTCACTGTCGATTTTCTATCTATTTGAGGCAATGCCGTTCAGCACCATTCTTAGCTTAATCGGACTAGCTGTTGTAATCACCTATTATATTACGGTTGCAGATACGGCTACATTCGTACTAGGAATGCTTAGTGAATCAGGTAACTTAAATCCATCAAACAGAATTAAGATTACGTGGGGTGTGGTGCAATCTCTGGTTGCTGTAGTGTTATTAACAGCTGGTGGATTGACCATTCTACAAACGGTATCGATCGCAACAGCACTTCCATTCGCAATTATCATGGTATTTATGTGCTGGTCCTTAATGAAAGGTTTAAATAGCGAAATAAAGAAACCTAAAGAAAAAGAGTAA
- a CDS encoding S8 family serine peptidase has product MKKISFIKKSTALTLAAGLLLSPNSSMFTQQTSAAPFKAEDILSSLTAKQREALKQLELTDVEGLQGFKKEELLSEKEISVIVQFQSKPGQAAVLDAQLKGKKISRQQADSKVDQEHAQFKKDVENLIPSITPMTKKSTHKITSTYKTVYNGVAMKLPANQVETLLQSEAVKAVYNDVTFQVDPIAMGEEKALNSNSAGTSVESIPYLKIDQLHNEGITGEGVKVGILDTGIDYNHPDLKDVYKGGYDFVDNDSDPMETTYKNWQDSKKPEFNGNAYYTSHGTHVAGTIAGQGTNPNVSVQGVAPDADIYAYRVLGPYGTGSSEGIISGIEKAVKDGMDVINLSLGAGINDPYYPTSTAINYAVLNDVTAVVSAGNSGPNAYTLGSPGAAALALTIGASDVPMTVASFTGTVGSESGLQLTGLARHYADRLNDLQGKSYDLVDVGLGKATNYTGKDVKGKIALIARGETTLNEKVTLAKQNGAVAVLLYNNVDGVIEANLGESTTFIPSFSLTKAAGEKIKTQISAGKSNFTFGKYGEIQTEGDRLAAFSSRGPARQSYDMKPEVTAPGVAVLSTVPSYMVNPTNQGNYDYAYSRYSGTSMAAPHTAGIAALMLDANPDLEPEDVKTILMNTADPLNGDYSVFEVGAGRVDPYQAVYSGTSFQVNDETLIPSSTNLVKIKERTGGIAYGSHYAGKNLSLKKSVTIENHDKVKKSFKVKVKETKGSPSLKENGIEINMPEEIKIAGEDFKKVSAGIDIPKNAKEGIYEGYITLTNNDKSDEQYRIPFSVRITEDGYNKLELASSAIAPNYLNQGGFFGYRTIYTGMEFNFKAPMEKMEVVLQDGKTGKDLGYIGTLNLSGRNENQSYYVLNAFNGMYYKFTGDQTEPIDSNFSYAPAGHYKLKLISTTATGKEIVEYRHVFIDIDAPTFESSLDGESPFLEYKPGQATYPFDIKINDPLVDKMKEVGLNVDQSSNSMIYYWNSAFPSTAIKMDKEGKFVEEIAMNEKVQSLNFRMTGFDMAGNQALQKNYYFVKEGTAVSYSKSTDADAVLKTGETVKATLSLDNLTNLTKAEWNLNNSSYGAVSLVDAKLNDSYKNKGSIDVKDGMITVQFNEGSGVLDHADLVDVTLKVSDATYTTQAGLLPVVKVTDANSITTTVLQAPFVWKVKPQFSIANGYITPQGFKNDEETVTERRDWTKVGGSVQIIDADGNAHDPSERIADNGQYKYDKLPLQKEAFTVEMKVPGHFLTKGKVYIGFEHNGELHGQTRFITALDVKAGDVNQDNVIDIHDAIEIQNAWGTGKRAADINFDGKVDAKDMKYVQKNYLLQNQHVDDTPSPRKKYKGKTLETILVELGIQS; this is encoded by the coding sequence ATGAAAAAGATATCTTTTATTAAAAAATCTACTGCCCTTACATTGGCTGCAGGACTGCTGCTCTCTCCAAACTCGTCGATGTTCACACAGCAAACAAGTGCTGCTCCTTTTAAAGCCGAGGACATTTTATCATCACTTACCGCTAAACAAAGAGAAGCTTTAAAACAGCTCGAGCTAACAGATGTTGAAGGTCTTCAAGGCTTTAAGAAAGAAGAACTGCTGAGCGAAAAAGAAATCTCCGTTATCGTTCAATTTCAATCAAAGCCTGGACAAGCTGCAGTGTTAGATGCTCAGTTAAAAGGGAAAAAGATCTCACGACAGCAAGCAGACAGCAAAGTAGATCAAGAGCATGCTCAATTTAAGAAGGATGTTGAGAACCTGATTCCTTCTATCACTCCAATGACTAAAAAATCAACGCACAAAATCACCTCCACATACAAAACCGTATATAACGGTGTGGCGATGAAACTTCCTGCCAATCAGGTAGAAACGCTTTTGCAATCAGAAGCCGTTAAGGCCGTTTATAATGATGTAACGTTTCAAGTCGATCCGATCGCGATGGGAGAAGAAAAAGCCCTGAACAGCAACAGTGCGGGAACATCTGTAGAGAGCATTCCTTACTTGAAAATTGATCAGCTACATAATGAGGGAATCACTGGTGAAGGTGTTAAAGTGGGAATCTTAGACACTGGAATCGACTATAATCACCCTGACTTAAAAGATGTGTATAAGGGCGGTTATGATTTTGTCGATAATGACAGCGATCCGATGGAAACGACGTATAAGAACTGGCAAGACTCTAAAAAACCAGAGTTCAATGGCAACGCGTATTACACGTCGCATGGTACACATGTTGCGGGAACGATTGCGGGTCAAGGTACAAATCCAAATGTCTCAGTTCAAGGTGTGGCGCCAGATGCTGATATCTATGCGTATCGTGTGTTAGGGCCTTACGGGACGGGCTCTTCTGAAGGCATAATATCAGGAATCGAAAAAGCTGTTAAAGACGGAATGGACGTAATCAATCTTTCGTTAGGTGCAGGTATCAATGATCCGTACTATCCGACGAGTACAGCGATCAACTATGCGGTTCTTAATGATGTGACAGCTGTCGTTTCTGCTGGTAATTCAGGACCGAACGCATATACACTTGGTTCACCGGGTGCTGCTGCATTAGCCCTTACGATTGGAGCAAGCGACGTCCCGATGACGGTTGCTTCTTTTACAGGAACAGTGGGTAGTGAGAGTGGACTCCAGCTAACAGGTTTAGCACGCCATTATGCTGATCGATTGAACGACCTACAAGGTAAGTCTTACGATCTTGTTGATGTGGGTCTTGGAAAGGCGACGAATTACACGGGTAAAGATGTAAAAGGGAAGATCGCTCTCATCGCTCGCGGTGAAACGACTTTGAACGAAAAAGTGACACTCGCTAAACAAAACGGTGCGGTTGCAGTACTCCTATACAACAACGTGGATGGAGTAATCGAAGCGAACCTTGGTGAGTCGACAACATTTATTCCATCATTCTCATTAACAAAAGCAGCTGGTGAAAAAATCAAGACTCAGATTTCTGCAGGTAAATCCAACTTTACGTTTGGAAAGTATGGTGAGATTCAAACAGAAGGAGATCGCTTAGCCGCTTTCAGTTCAAGAGGACCTGCAAGACAGTCGTACGATATGAAGCCAGAAGTAACAGCGCCTGGAGTTGCCGTTCTTTCTACGGTTCCATCTTATATGGTGAATCCAACGAATCAAGGAAACTATGATTACGCTTATTCTAGATATTCCGGTACATCGATGGCCGCTCCACACACAGCAGGTATTGCAGCTCTAATGCTTGATGCGAATCCTGATCTAGAGCCTGAAGACGTAAAAACAATTCTTATGAATACAGCAGATCCGCTTAACGGTGATTACTCGGTATTTGAAGTAGGAGCAGGTCGTGTAGATCCCTATCAAGCCGTGTACAGTGGAACGAGCTTTCAAGTAAACGATGAGACTTTAATTCCTAGTTCTACAAATCTTGTGAAGATTAAAGAACGTACAGGTGGCATTGCGTACGGTAGTCACTATGCTGGTAAGAATCTGTCTCTGAAAAAGTCCGTTACGATTGAAAATCATGACAAAGTAAAAAAGTCGTTCAAAGTTAAAGTGAAAGAAACAAAAGGATCACCAAGCCTGAAGGAGAATGGCATCGAAATCAACATGCCAGAGGAAATCAAAATCGCTGGTGAAGACTTTAAAAAGGTGTCAGCGGGCATCGACATTCCGAAAAACGCAAAAGAGGGAATTTACGAAGGATACATCACACTGACAAACAACGATAAGTCAGATGAGCAATACCGAATTCCATTCAGTGTTCGTATTACAGAAGATGGTTATAACAAGTTAGAGCTTGCATCATCTGCTATTGCTCCAAACTACCTGAATCAAGGTGGATTTTTCGGGTATCGCACCATCTACACGGGCATGGAATTTAACTTTAAAGCCCCAATGGAAAAAATGGAAGTGGTTCTCCAAGACGGAAAGACAGGCAAAGATTTAGGATATATCGGAACACTGAATTTAAGTGGACGTAACGAAAACCAATCCTATTACGTGTTAAACGCATTTAACGGTATGTACTACAAATTCACTGGTGATCAAACAGAACCGATTGATTCTAATTTCTCATACGCGCCTGCAGGTCACTATAAACTAAAGTTGATCTCTACCACAGCCACCGGCAAAGAAATTGTTGAATATCGCCACGTGTTTATCGATATTGATGCACCAACATTCGAAAGCTCGCTTGATGGAGAATCACCGTTTTTAGAATACAAACCAGGTCAAGCAACATATCCATTCGATATAAAAATTAATGATCCACTTGTAGACAAGATGAAAGAAGTTGGCCTAAACGTAGATCAATCTTCAAACTCAATGATCTACTATTGGAACTCTGCTTTTCCGTCAACTGCAATCAAAATGGACAAAGAAGGAAAGTTCGTTGAAGAGATTGCGATGAATGAAAAAGTTCAGTCACTCAATTTTCGTATGACCGGATTTGATATGGCCGGAAATCAAGCGCTGCAGAAAAATTATTACTTTGTTAAAGAAGGTACAGCCGTTTCCTACTCAAAGAGTACAGATGCAGATGCTGTATTGAAAACAGGAGAAACGGTGAAGGCAACCCTCTCTTTAGACAACTTAACGAATCTAACGAAAGCAGAATGGAATTTAAACAATAGCAGTTATGGAGCCGTTTCACTAGTCGATGCTAAACTAAATGACTCCTATAAAAATAAAGGCTCTATTGATGTAAAAGATGGTATGATCACGGTTCAATTCAATGAAGGAAGCGGTGTTTTAGATCATGCTGACCTTGTTGACGTAACGCTAAAAGTAAGTGATGCGACTTACACAACGCAAGCAGGCCTACTGCCCGTTGTAAAAGTAACGGATGCCAATTCCATTACAACTACCGTTCTTCAAGCTCCTTTCGTTTGGAAAGTGAAGCCACAATTCTCTATTGCGAATGGCTACATTACACCACAAGGATTCAAAAACGATGAAGAAACTGTTACAGAAAGACGAGATTGGACAAAAGTAGGTGGCTCTGTTCAAATCATCGATGCAGACGGGAACGCACATGATCCATCTGAACGCATAGCGGATAATGGTCAGTATAAGTACGACAAGCTGCCTCTGCAAAAAGAAGCATTCACGGTTGAAATGAAAGTCCCAGGCCACTTTTTGACGAAAGGGAAAGTCTATATCGGATTTGAACATAATGGTGAGTTACACGGTCAAACCCGTTTTATTACCGCACTTGATGTGAAGGCGGGAGACGTGAACCAAGACAACGTCATTGATATCCATGACGCCATCGAGATTCAAAATGCATGGGGAACAGGAAAACGTGCTGCAGACATTAACTTTGACGGAAAGGTAGATGCTAAAGATATGAAATATGTACAGAAAAACTATCTCTTGCAAAACCAACATGTTGACGATACTCCATCCCCTAGAAAGAAATACAAAGGAAAAACATTAGAAACAATCTTAGTAGAATTAGGTATCCAATCATAG
- a CDS encoding helix-turn-helix domain-containing protein — translation MLEGKIIKFYRELRNMTQKELGDGICSGTHVSKIERGLTEVSKETIQFLANRLQIDIQNEMNLYKSVELLLKKWEEAIIMKLDVKTENIKKQLEQIALLQIPDFQRTHTLLLARYYILTEQRNKADTLLQEMEKWTELSHREKSMLLHIRGIYGLQMKHDYYEAIDLLKQVDPTYYKNEEYYYHMAVAYHSTNSRVLSYYYASKALSFFEKSHCYARVIETEMLMLIQIEQERTSGPQNEKYQELIEMCENFGLEKQKALLLHNFGYHSILHGHFEDACLYYKESMQLKDPSTSNYLGSLEGYVNAATLLGKEPVKNILQLAEKGLKTAQENGSTTFVHFFHMHIYRLKKQDDLYFHYLETELYPHLKQLGYVLPAEHYEIVLFDFYNKKEDVERANLYAKIIADKNRRTNQFV, via the coding sequence ATGCTTGAAGGAAAAATCATAAAATTCTACCGCGAGCTTAGAAATATGACACAAAAAGAGCTCGGGGACGGAATTTGTTCAGGTACACATGTGAGTAAAATTGAACGAGGACTGACTGAGGTTTCCAAAGAAACAATTCAATTTTTAGCGAATCGATTACAGATCGATATTCAGAATGAGATGAATTTGTACAAAAGCGTAGAACTTCTCTTAAAAAAATGGGAAGAAGCGATCATCATGAAGCTGGATGTCAAAACAGAAAACATAAAAAAACAACTCGAACAGATTGCTCTGTTGCAGATTCCAGATTTCCAGCGCACCCACACTCTATTATTAGCACGCTATTACATACTCACCGAACAGAGAAATAAGGCAGATACCCTTCTTCAAGAGATGGAAAAATGGACAGAGCTCTCACATCGTGAAAAGAGCATGCTTCTGCATATTAGAGGTATCTATGGGCTTCAGATGAAACATGATTATTACGAAGCCATCGATCTCTTAAAACAGGTAGACCCTACATACTACAAAAATGAAGAATACTATTATCATATGGCTGTTGCTTATCACTCTACCAACTCACGTGTACTCTCGTACTATTACGCTAGCAAAGCGCTGAGCTTTTTTGAGAAATCACATTGCTATGCCCGAGTGATTGAAACCGAAATGCTCATGTTAATTCAAATCGAACAAGAGCGAACAAGCGGACCTCAAAACGAAAAATATCAAGAACTCATCGAAATGTGCGAGAATTTTGGCTTAGAGAAACAAAAAGCCCTTCTTCTTCACAACTTTGGCTATCACTCGATCCTTCATGGCCATTTTGAAGATGCGTGTCTATACTACAAGGAATCGATGCAACTAAAAGATCCTAGCACTTCCAACTACTTAGGTTCTCTTGAAGGCTATGTGAACGCCGCTACTCTTTTAGGAAAAGAACCTGTGAAAAACATTCTTCAACTCGCCGAAAAAGGGTTAAAAACGGCACAAGAGAACGGAAGCACAACATTTGTTCACTTCTTTCATATGCATATCTATCGTTTGAAAAAGCAAGACGATCTTTATTTTCACTATCTTGAAACAGAACTATATCCACATCTAAAACAGCTGGGGTATGTATTACCCGCTGAACACTATGAGATTGTTCTGTTTGATTTTTATAATAAAAAGGAAGATGTTGAAAGGGCAAATTTGTACGCCAAAATCATAGCGGACAAGAACCGCCGTACGAATCAGTTTGTTTAA
- the tatC gene encoding twin-arginine translocase subunit TatC produces MKAEEMYFVEHLGELRKRIIITLAVFITVLSVSFFYVQPIYDWLIRDLDQQLAVLGPSEILWVYFMISGVIAIAFTIPVAAHQTWMFIKPALSKREQKVTLSYIPALFFLFLLGLSFGYFIVYPMVLNFLLGLSEGHFQTFFTSEKYFKFMMNLTLPFGFLFEIPLVVMFLTSLGILNPHVLTKARKVSYFGLVVVAVLITPPDLVSDFLVVIPLLVLYEISIMLSRVVYKKKLVKEQLAMEEENKVVQMRRPS; encoded by the coding sequence ATGAAAGCTGAAGAGATGTACTTTGTTGAACACCTAGGTGAACTTAGAAAACGCATCATTATCACGCTCGCTGTTTTCATAACGGTTCTTTCTGTTTCTTTTTTCTACGTTCAGCCGATTTATGACTGGCTGATTCGTGATCTTGATCAACAGCTTGCCGTTCTTGGGCCAAGCGAGATTTTATGGGTGTATTTTATGATATCCGGTGTCATCGCGATCGCGTTCACAATACCCGTTGCGGCTCACCAAACGTGGATGTTCATCAAACCGGCACTGAGTAAGAGAGAGCAGAAAGTGACGCTGTCCTACATTCCGGCACTATTTTTCTTATTTTTGTTAGGATTATCATTCGGATATTTCATCGTGTATCCGATGGTTTTAAATTTCTTATTAGGTCTATCAGAAGGGCACTTTCAAACATTCTTCACCTCAGAAAAATACTTTAAGTTCATGATGAATCTAACGCTTCCGTTCGGCTTTTTGTTCGAGATTCCGTTAGTGGTGATGTTCCTAACTTCGCTTGGCATCTTAAATCCACACGTGCTTACAAAAGCTAGGAAAGTTTCGTATTTCGGACTTGTGGTCGTTGCCGTCTTGATCACACCGCCAGATTTAGTATCAGATTTCCTAGTCGTCATCCCGCTTCTCGTCCTTTATGAGATCAGCATCATGCTGTCACGCGTGGTCTATAAAAAGAAGCTCGTAAAAGAACAGCTCGCAATGGAAGAAGAAAATAAGGTCGTGCAAATGAGACGTCCTTCATGA
- the tatA gene encoding twin-arginine translocase TatA/TatE family subunit has protein sequence MGFTNIGVPGLILILIIALIIFGPSKLPEIGRAFGSTLREFKHSAKDLMSSDEKEEKPQSK, from the coding sequence ATGGGTTTCACAAACATCGGAGTACCAGGATTGATCTTGATCTTAATCATTGCGCTTATCATTTTCGGACCATCTAAGCTGCCAGAGATCGGACGAGCATTCGGAAGCACGCTTCGCGAATTCAAGCATTCAGCGAAAGACCTCATGTCTTCTGATGAAAAAGAAGAAAAGCCGCAGTCTAAATAA
- a CDS encoding PhoX family protein, which yields MEKKPLDRRTFLTYLGTGATALAAATTGLGALSETANAQSDSLMRMKPRKKGFKFHPIAPTDKDDLVLPKGYKYEVIASYGDVINKKGDTFGFNNDFTMYFPIDKSSEHGLLWVNHEYTNPLYVEGEKVNGKYTPAQIEKMLYNQGGSIIEVKVKNGKWMMETNSEYARRVTGLTPFALTGPAKGTAAVNGATSAQGTFANCSGGRTPWNTVLSCEENFEDTSKAANLDQTHYGWVIEVDPFDPNFKVRKHTALGRFNHENASVGISNDGRVVVYMGDDKKDACVYKFVSKGKYAAAKGKENSKLLEEGTLYAADLANGKWLPLTIDAVREKAAGKADLLEKFKTQGDVVVNAHDAAILLGATPTDRPEDVEISPLDGTVFIAHTNNDKHGNIHGHITRFFEKDEDHGAESFEFEIFAAGGRQSGFSAPDNLTFDSNANLWTVTDISSSKLNSGAWTSFGNNGMFMIPTIGRDKGEAFQFASAPKEAELTGPSFTPNEKTLFLSVQHPGEETEDKANPTSTWPQVRGGNTPRPSVVAITGFKF from the coding sequence ATGGAAAAGAAGCCATTGGATAGAAGAACCTTTTTAACGTATTTGGGTACGGGTGCAACGGCACTTGCTGCAGCTACGACGGGGTTAGGTGCTTTATCAGAAACAGCTAACGCACAATCGGACAGCTTGATGCGCATGAAGCCTCGCAAAAAAGGATTTAAGTTTCACCCAATCGCACCAACGGATAAAGACGATCTTGTTCTGCCAAAAGGATATAAATATGAAGTGATTGCATCTTATGGTGATGTAATTAATAAAAAAGGTGACACGTTTGGATTTAATAATGACTTTACGATGTACTTTCCGATCGACAAATCTAGTGAACATGGCTTGCTTTGGGTAAACCACGAATATACAAATCCTTTATATGTTGAAGGAGAAAAAGTTAACGGTAAATATACACCGGCACAAATTGAAAAGATGCTCTACAATCAAGGCGGTTCTATTATTGAAGTGAAAGTGAAGAACGGCAAATGGATGATGGAAACAAATTCAGAGTATGCTCGACGTGTAACAGGTTTAACGCCATTCGCCCTAACTGGTCCAGCTAAAGGAACGGCAGCTGTAAATGGTGCAACTTCTGCACAAGGAACATTTGCAAACTGTTCTGGCGGACGAACACCATGGAACACGGTGTTATCTTGCGAAGAAAACTTTGAGGATACGTCAAAAGCGGCAAATCTCGATCAAACGCATTATGGCTGGGTGATTGAAGTTGATCCTTTTGACCCGAACTTTAAAGTAAGAAAGCATACGGCTCTTGGTCGATTCAATCACGAAAATGCAAGCGTTGGAATCTCGAACGACGGACGAGTAGTTGTCTACATGGGAGATGACAAAAAGGATGCTTGTGTGTACAAGTTTGTGAGTAAAGGCAAATATGCTGCAGCTAAAGGGAAAGAAAACAGCAAGCTTTTAGAAGAAGGAACGCTTTATGCAGCAGATCTTGCAAACGGCAAATGGCTTCCGTTAACGATCGATGCGGTTCGTGAAAAAGCAGCAGGGAAAGCTGACCTTTTAGAAAAGTTTAAAACACAAGGTGATGTAGTGGTAAACGCACATGATGCGGCAATCCTTCTAGGTGCGACACCGACAGACCGCCCGGAAGATGTGGAGATTTCACCACTTGACGGTACGGTGTTCATCGCACACACAAACAACGATAAACACGGCAACATTCATGGCCACATCACACGCTTTTTTGAAAAAGACGAAGATCATGGTGCAGAGAGCTTTGAATTTGAGATTTTTGCAGCAGGAGGTCGTCAAAGCGGATTCAGTGCGCCTGACAATCTAACGTTCGATTCAAACGCAAACCTATGGACAGTGACGGACATTTCATCAAGCAAGCTGAATTCTGGTGCGTGGACAAGCTTTGGTAACAACGGCATGTTCATGATTCCTACAATCGGCCGTGACAAAGGAGAGGCGTTCCAGTTTGCATCTGCTCCAAAAGAAGCGGAGTTAACAGGACCATCTTTTACACCGAATGAAAAAACGTTGTTCCTAAGTGTTCAGCACCCAGGTGAGGAAACGGAAGATAAAGCAAATCCAACAAGCACGTGGCCGCAAGTACGCGGAGGTAACACGCCGCGTCCATCTGTTGTAGCGATTACTGGTTTCAAGTTCTAA
- the prfB gene encoding peptide chain release factor 2 (programmed frameshift) codes for MDLVEVKQELNVIEKRINDFRGLFDLDTKKARIAELDEEMSAPTFWDDQNAAQVVINEANGLKEQVNEFEELASAYEDLEIAHELVKEEADDDLQKELVKDLKSLITKLNDFELQLLLNEPYDKNNAILELHPGAGGTESQDWASMLLRMYTRYAERQGYKVETLDYLPGDEAGVKSVTLSIKGHNAYGYLKAEKGVHRLVRISPFDSSGRRHTSFVSCEVMPEITDDTEIEIRTEDLKIDTYRASGAGGQHVNTTDSAVRMTHIPTNTVVSCQTERSQIKNRERAMKMMMAKLVQRRLEEQQAQLNEIRGEQKEIGWGSQIRSYVFHPYSLVKDHRTNTEVGNVQSVMDGEITPFIDSYLRSKL; via the exons ATGGATTTAGTAGAAGTTAAACAGGAATTAAACGTTATTGAAAAACGTATCAACGACTTTAGG GGTCTCTTTGACCTTGATACTAAGAAAGCGCGTATCGCAGAACTAGATGAAGAGATGAGTGCACCTACGTTTTGGGATGATCAAAACGCAGCACAAGTCGTTATTAATGAAGCGAACGGGCTAAAAGAACAAGTGAACGAGTTTGAAGAGCTTGCTTCTGCTTATGAAGATCTAGAGATCGCACACGAGCTTGTAAAAGAAGAAGCGGATGATGATCTTCAGAAAGAACTTGTAAAAGATCTGAAATCCTTGATCACGAAGCTGAATGATTTTGAGCTTCAGCTTTTATTGAACGAACCGTATGATAAAAACAACGCGATTTTAGAACTTCACCCAGGTGCGGGTGGTACAGAATCTCAAGACTGGGCGTCCATGCTGCTTCGTATGTACACTCGTTATGCAGAGCGCCAAGGGTACAAAGTAGAAACGCTCGATTACTTGCCAGGTGATGAAGCAGGGGTGAAATCTGTAACACTTAGCATTAAAGGGCATAATGCGTATGGCTATTTAAAGGCTGAAAAAGGGGTTCACCGCCTCGTACGTATTTCACCGTTCGATTCATCCGGCCGTCGTCACACGTCCTTCGTTTCGTGTGAAGTGATGCCAGAGATCACAGATGATACGGAGATCGAGATTCGTACAGAAGATCTTAAGATTGATACGTATCGTGCGTCTGGAGCAGGTGGTCAGCACGTTAACACGACCGACTCTGCTGTTCGTATGACACATATTCCAACGAACACAGTAGTTTCGTGTCAAACGGAGCGTTCGCAGATCAAGAACCGTGAGCGTGCGATGAAGATGATGATGGCAAAATTGGTGCAGCGTCGTTTGGAAGAGCAGCAGGCACAGTTGAATGAAATTCGTGGTGAGCAGAAGGAGATCGGATGGGGGAGTCAGATTCGCTCTTATGTTTTCCATCCTTATAGTCTTGTGAAGGACCACCGGACGAATACTGAGGTTGGTAATGTGCAGTCTGTGATGGATGGCGAGATCACGCCGTTTATTGATTCTTATTTGCGGTCTAAGTTGTAA